From Vigna angularis cultivar LongXiaoDou No.4 chromosome 11, ASM1680809v1, whole genome shotgun sequence:
TTTCCTACGAACTGAGGCAATTATTTAACAGGATGGGTGTTGTTTTTCATGCTTACACTTCCGTCACAGGTTCCATCTTCCTTTATGTGACTAATGGCTCAAGCTAACTGATGCTGTCTTCCGTGTTCTGCTCTGCCATTATAATGTGCTTTGCACGTCAAAGGAATCACTTGACATGTAATTTTTTCTGATAGAATACCTTATTAAAACTGTTTTTAAGTGTGGTATAAATTGTTTTACCCTTTGATATTTCCAGGCTAATAATTTAACTCTCATAAGCATGGACACCACTGTTCCATCCATCTTAATTTGACCTGCAATTTGTTAAAAGCAGTCTGCACCAATCCGGAGGGCTCTGGCGCACCTGTGGTGTATCTAAAACctatagtaattatttttaaagctAAAACCTATAATAACAAGAAATTGTTATTTGCGACATTTTAGTGTGATCAGTTATGCTGCGTGCATgatgatttttaataattgaagTTGTTATTGAAAGCACAAAAACTTGGTGATATTTGAATAGAAAGTAGAACAATGTTATCAATCTTTTCTATTTCGTAATAGATTTTAAAGAGGGTACATTTTTCTAGTTAAAAAAAGAACGCATCATTAGTCATCTATTGAAATTATCATTTAGTTTATTTACGATTGTGTAACAAAAAAGTATCGTatttaagaatatgaaaaaaacaTGTACACAAAATTTAGCGTATATTTTATGAGCTAAAATTATGTTTTGACGACTAGACAAGTTGAACCAAAATTGAGAGTTCAATTTaggttgaatttttttaaatgaatctaTACCTTAAGAACTATTTATGATGCCTAAAAAAATCCTTAAATGTGTATGTGATACAATAACCTATCAAAACCAATAACCTAAAAAAATCCTTAAGAACTATCAATACCAATAAcctaagtataaaataaaataaaaaaaataaacttccTAAGTGATAGTAGCGTATGTGTTGAGAGCCATAAAATGACACTAAATGTTTAGCTttggaaaaattataatttttacgGAGTAAATGCTATAGCCTCAGTTCAAAATAGTTTATTGTGTCGgtgaaataataacaataataataattaaatcaaattgtCTTACTCTGGGTCGCCAAGATAGTTGGCATATTCTCACTTCTCCCCTTATATTACAATAATTTGAAGTTGAGATATTCTGTCCTATCAATTGAAACTTACTTTTAAAATGGTaagttttaatttgattgtCAAATAATGCTATATTCAATTCAAgttgattttagttttaaacaATGATGTTAAAACTTAAAAGCAGACAGTAATCAGGACCTAAAATAATGGTTAACCAGTGACCGATGATAATGAAAATCGCAACAATAAAAAAGGTTTATGTAGAGGCTACTGTAAACGTGCTCAAATGCAGACAACGAAATATACTATAATCCAATATGAATGGAAGAACTTACAGAATGTTTCTATCTGGTAATAATACCATGTCTAGAGCAGGGACTATTACAGATATAACAGAGCTTCTGGATAAAGCAAACTTCTTAAAGATTTCCAGGAAAAGagttaatttcataaaatttcataaaaatacgattctattataaaatttcatattaactTCAAAAATTAATTCCGGAAGCCCcgagttattttaaattttaattatcaatttggataaatataatttaattaacgAAATCTTATTGTTTTACATTTCTTGGGGACTCCATGAAAATCAAGTTAAAAACGCAATTATAATTTGTAACCAGATACAACAATTTCTAGGTAACTTCTTTTGAGAAGAATGATACCAAAGTGCAAATAGTTAAATATGGAAAAACATGGTTAAAGGGGGAACAGAAACCATCCTTTCATTggttaatgaaaagaatgaatatTTGATCATTATATCACCAAGATTGATGAACAAAAGGAACTAGTAGACATAAGGGCAAAGGAGTACCCTGTTAATCCATTTCAATAGATCATTCAAATGACTAAATTTGGGTACACAAGATAACCCAAGAGCGTGATCAACGAATACTCATTGAAAACACGATTTTAAGGTGTAAACAAGTGATTTTACCTAAGATATTCATCAGTAACTTCAGATTTTCATCGGATTATAGAAATAGTACaccataaaatagaaaaaaattattatattttcagaTTATTATcgttttaaaaagtttaaataaatatatttgtaagttaCTTTTTCCAAATAACATAAGTTATTTTCATATGAAGAAACAAGATAATGCTCACCTTAATAACCGATCAAACAAATTAAATCCAAACGTTACTAAATTATATCAGACAGTTTGATAACATTACATTGTCTCCAATGTGAAAAGGCAAATCTCAAAAACCTAAAAACAATATGTAACTCGAGTAACAAAACCTTGGGATTGAGCTAAAATACTAAATGGAACAGAAAATGTAAGACATAAAAACACCTCAGACCTTTTAGTCGAACAAACTGAAACCCATATCCTGCGaatcaaaggtaaaaatacatTCATGAGCAGAGagaattataatttatcaaaCAAACGAAATTAGTGACACAAGTTTGAAACTTACATCATCCGACTCCTCCTTCTCttcaactttcttttcttcctttgcTTCTGCGGCAGGTGCAGCACCACCACCTCCAGCAGCTGGTGCAGCAGCAACAGCCACCGCAGCACCACCGCCAGACACAGCAGACATCTTTTCCCTTCCGCTGGCGAGTAGCTCATTGAAGTCTTTGCCCTTAACTTCAGCCAAGAGCAAGTTAATCAACTCATCCTCAGCTTCAGCTCCAACTAAAACATTGGAAAGAATATTCAGAATCAGTATTGCCAAACCATATAGATTAAccaaacattcaacaaaatatcaaattctCATAGTCATTTTCTGGTTGTTAATTCTACAAGCCAAACCAAGCTaaacttcaaattaaaaaaaaagaaaaatcttccCTCAACATTCTACTATTCATCACAAATATTGAGACATTGCATCCTCATAGTATGATTTCAGTATTTTGATAATTAGTTCTACAAACCAAAAAACACAAACCTTACAATCGAAAGAGAAAAACCCTTTAGCAACATTCTAGAATTGAATAAAGAAATTTGTTACATACAAATCCACTTCAGAAATCTAGcgagaaagagaaaaaactaCAATAAGGTACTGGATTCAACCATCCAAAAAAAATCAATCCCCATAACGACAATTAAACAAGCAATAATATTAACAAGAAACACTGTCgtagatgaaaataaaacataaaactaaggcaaatgaaaaattgtgaaaaatagtgaaaaagcaaaaagaaaataatattaagattgAGGAAATACCTGCGCCAAGGATATTTTTGATATCACTTGCAGAAGGAGTTGGGTTCCCTCCCAAAACTGCAAGCAAATAAGCACCCACAACCTTCATATCTGAATTCAAAATCACACAACACATTACATTTGTTAGTGACACAGATCAACAACGTAACACAACACAACACGTgcaaaattaaattaggtgcGAAAGAAGGAAAACCCACTTTCTGAATTACTCTGATTTCCTCCTGAGTTTGGGATTAGGGTTTGAGCATACGAGAGGCGCAAAAGCTCAGACCAGAGACCTAATATATAACTAGGGTTTTCAGCTCTTTAGGTTCCATCTTTCTTATTTCCCATTATGTCCCTATTAACAATTAAGTaaacttctaatttttttttcttcatcttctccaatgGATAAAAGACTGTAAAgaaattttatgtaaaaaaataaaaataaaacattattctacaaaaataaaatttatgattgttctctctaatttttaaattttttcattgtttagctatttctctattttttttatgctacataaatatgttttcaaGTCCTATAAAATTAGTGATTCTATCCTTTTTGTAACagattttctgttttatttctCAAGAAACTGACTGAAATTTTGTATACTATCTCTATAATATTCATGGCTTGAGGTGTAATTTAAACATCtcatacttaaaaaataaataaattctaaagCAACTTTTTTCCATCTACAAAACTTCACATGCCAAAGGTATTAATGTTagattttaaagaattaaaattagggaaaagaaattttaaaatataaaaattctatgaaaattgaaatcaattacattattttttgtaaagaatgaaataaaaaaaatacaagaagcAAAAGTAAAATTAGTCCATAGTAACTAGAAGcataactaaatttattattttaattctttagtttaggtttcaatatataattttttattttataatcccatgttttatatttttttacctttaaCTTTAGCAAAATaagtttctatttttattttatttaaaataaacataaaatactGATAAAAAGGATTTggttaacaaatttaatatttgaaaaaacgATTTTAATTGAAACAACTactaaaactatatatagaaaATTTGAATGATATATAACTAGTATTCTAGGCTTAGTAATGCACATGatggaatttgttttagaaaactaaaactttaaaataaaatgtacttaaatatacatttatattgtaattaaaagttatgttaaaatattttaaacatataaattatgtttcatatttataataaaaaaatatattttgaaacagTATTGTTTTaactattaataatttattttcaaaatattaaatttttattttaattaaatataaaaaaatgattgaaaagaaagataagaaaaacaaataaagaaccttacatatgtattttaaaaaaactgaataaAATCTCCTAATATATAATTaccaatataatatataagattatattttaaaaatatgataaaagaaaatatttttctattcaagtgtttgttaaatttatacATCCCTCATTCACATAGAGTACTATGTAATTATGAGGTTAATAAATCATATAAGATGTTGTTAGCTTTTACATTATCTTTAAATGATTacttaattacaaaatataaaaaaaaaaaagaagttgtGAGTAGAccaagaaaaattatattaaatcaaatattatattaatgtatattgtaagatctatgaaaaatatttactttaatagtaacaattttattactaatactaataaatttttctttatgaatgaaaaatataattaataagtttatgtaaaaaaaaatgtggagAGCTaaatttcaagaacatgggttaAAAAATAGTGATAGTGGATAAACACTCCACGTTTTAAGTcattattgagggatcagaTATGTCAAGAAGGGAGGTTattttgcacaaagagaggaagaatcaagtgagaaatcttgagaaatagagaagaaagaggtaggaagaaatttttagttgcaagaagagtagaagtTCTTGAGGGTTTTCGGGaaaacaaattctgagcaagagattaagtctggaatagaagTAGGGGagctaagcttttatattatgatttagtattgttttattactattgttaatgaaaaacatagatgtttgttgtattgaatttctgttttaatattatatgttgttgttttgaatctgtaaataagaaatttgttaaaaactagttgaggaatactttggctaaggaaagacatggtacttaagttgtccatggtgacacacctctctttcctagaagtctactcgataggtttttaacttaaatcctattgaacaaaTTAAGTACTATTAAACTATTATGCAATAtactcaattgatataaaatatgtgatggattcatctttctggaaggataagaagatgtctAACCGGGCTATGTCAGATTTAACTCCTTATTTTCCCATAACgtttatattaaagttataattgtgatggtaggatagaggaatcttaaaaaccggagttggtacatccctgaccATAGAGCAaccctggtcaaatccagtaagttgtgactagtcatatgtactggcgtttatggtgagtttgattcgtcaaacatttgattcttctttgGTGACCATTTAcagtgatattttagtattgttaatttattttgtgatatattcattttgtatgatttctgtgatgattgtattttattatattggatttgaatttatgcatctgaacatgatatgagtattatgggaaaattttgtaatggtataatatgagttgaggaatatgagcatggtatgagtctcgtgaagagattctgtaatgatatggtattagtgtatatgttgatgttgagggtcctgttgttggaggttatcctgatactctaataatcatccaatctcaagtagagaaggatgaattatgttgtgagaggggcaggaggttcTGGTCTATGTGTCGGTTTTGGATATAGTGTTGAGGattaaccttgtggatggtatggagtattttggaagtatatttgtaagaagaagtagaaatCATCAAAAGTGCATAACCTctcgtgac
This genomic window contains:
- the LOC108333299 gene encoding 60S acidic ribosomal protein P2B, translated to MKVVGAYLLAVLGGNPTPSASDIKNILGAVGAEAEDELINLLLAEVKGKDFNELLASGREKMSAVSGGGAAVAVAAAPAAGGGGAAPAAEAKEEKKVEEKEESDDDMGFSLFD